A window from Rhea pennata isolate bPtePen1 chromosome 1, bPtePen1.pri, whole genome shotgun sequence encodes these proteins:
- the LOC134148596 gene encoding tubulin alpha-8 chain: MVDLEPTVVDEVRAGVFRQLFHPEQLITGKEDAANNYARGHYTIGKESIDTVLDRIRKLTDACSGLQGFLIFHSFGGGTGSGFTSLLMERLSLDYGKKSKLEFAIYPAPQVSTAVVEPYNSILTTHTTLEHSDCAFMVDNEAIYDICRRNLDIERPTYTNLNRLISQIVSSITASLRFDGALNVDLTEFQTNLVPYPRIHFPLVTYAPIISSERAYHEQLSVAEITSSCFEPNNQMVKCDPRHGKYMACCMLYRGDVVPKDVNVAIAAIKTKRTIQFVDWCPTGFKVGINYQPPTVVPGGDLAQVQRAVCMLSNTTAIAEAWARLDHKFDLMYAKRAFVHWYVGEGMEEGEFAEAREDLAALEKDYEEVGTDSFEDENDGE; the protein is encoded by the exons ATGGTGGATTTGGAACCAACTGTAGTAG ATGAAGTGCGGGCTGGGGTCTTCCGGCAGCTTTTCCATCCAGAACAGCTGATCACTGGAAAGGAAGATGCAGCAAATAACTACGCCCGTGGCCACTACACCATTGGCAAAGAAAGCATTGATACAGTACTTGATCGTATTCGTAAGCTG aCTGATGCATGTTCTGGGCTACAGGGATTTCTCATTTTCCACAGCTTTGGTGGAGGCACTGGTTCTGGCTTTACCTCCTTACTGATGGAACGCCTCTCCCTGGACTATGGAAAGAAGTCCAAGTTAGAATTTGCCATCTACCCCGCTCCCCAGGTCTCCACTGCTGTCGTGGAGCCCTACAATTCCATCCTGACCACGCACACCACCCTGGAGCACTCGGACTGTGCCTTCATGGTCGATAATGAAGCAATTTATGATATCTGCCGCCGAAACTTGGACATTGAGCGCCCAACTTACACTAACCTCAATCGCCTCATCAGCCAGATTGTCTCCTCCATCACTGCCTCACTGCGCTTTGACGGTGCCCTCAACGTGGACCTGACTGAGTTCCAGACAAACCTGGTGCCCTACCCACGCATCCACTTCCCCTTAGTGACCTACGCCCCCATCATCTCATCTGAGAGAGCGTATCACGAGCAGCTCTCGGTGGCAGAAATCACCAGCTCCTGCTTCGAGCCCAACAACCAGATGGTGAAGTGTGACCCACGACATGGCAAGTACATGGCTTGCTGCATGCTGTATCGTGGTGACGTAGTCCCCAAAGACGTCAACGTAGCAATTGCTGCCATCAAGACCAAGAGAACGATCCAGTTTGTGGACTGGTGTCCAACAGGCTTCAAG GTTGGGATCAACTACCAACCTCCTACAGTAGTTCCTGGAGGAGATTTGGCCCAGGTCCAGCGAGCAGTCTGCATGCTGAGCAACACCACAGCCATTGCAGAGGCCTGGGCAAGGCTCGACCACAAGTTTGACCTGATGTATGCCAAGAGAGCCTTTGTGCACTGGTATGTGGGGGAAGGCATGGAGGAAGGAGAATTTGCAGAGGCCCGGGAAGACCTAGCTGCCCTGGAGAAGGACTATGAGGAAGTGGGAACTGACTcatttgaagatgaaaatgatGGGGAGTAA